Proteins from a genomic interval of Niabella soli DSM 19437:
- the pdxA gene encoding 4-hydroxythreonine-4-phosphate dehydrogenase PdxA — translation MTNKPKPVIGITSGDLNGIGIELIIKAFSDQRLLDFCTPVIFASNKVVNFYRKTVTESSFSFYHTREFDKINPKQVTIFNCWDEEVNITPGVLNETGGRYAVASLQAAIEAFKEKKIDGLVTAPLHKSNVQSESFSYTGHTPFLKDSFGAPDVVMMLCADNMRVALVTEHISVSAIAQHITAEAILSKLNIINSSLQKDFGISKPRIAVLGLNPHAGDEGLVGNEEQTIIAPAIKQAKNNGILAFGPYSADAFFARGQYEKFDAVLAMYHDQGLIPFKSLAVGEGVNFTAGLELVRTSPDHGVAFDIAGKDRADAGSFIQSIFFCADVINQRSEYADQRSNPMRKIAPDVVSRLADEKIEE, via the coding sequence ATGACGAATAAACCTAAACCCGTTATTGGTATTACCAGCGGCGACCTGAATGGCATTGGCATTGAGCTGATCATTAAAGCATTTTCCGACCAGCGACTGCTCGATTTTTGCACGCCGGTAATTTTTGCCAGTAATAAAGTGGTCAATTTTTATCGTAAAACCGTAACCGAAAGTAGTTTCAGTTTTTACCATACCCGTGAGTTTGATAAGATCAACCCCAAACAGGTTACCATCTTTAATTGCTGGGATGAGGAGGTGAACATCACCCCCGGCGTACTGAATGAAACCGGCGGCCGTTATGCCGTGGCTTCCTTACAGGCGGCGATTGAAGCGTTTAAAGAAAAAAAGATTGACGGTCTGGTAACAGCGCCCTTGCATAAGTCGAATGTGCAGAGTGAAAGCTTTTCCTATACAGGGCACACCCCCTTTTTAAAAGATAGTTTTGGGGCGCCGGATGTAGTGATGATGCTTTGTGCCGATAATATGCGCGTGGCATTGGTAACCGAGCATATATCCGTAAGTGCCATTGCGCAGCATATTACCGCGGAAGCTATCTTAAGCAAACTGAATATTATAAACAGCAGCCTGCAAAAGGATTTCGGGATCAGTAAACCGCGCATTGCCGTGCTGGGGCTAAACCCGCATGCGGGCGATGAAGGACTGGTGGGCAATGAGGAGCAAACGATTATTGCTCCCGCCATTAAACAAGCCAAAAACAACGGTATCCTGGCTTTCGGTCCCTATAGCGCCGACGCATTTTTTGCACGCGGACAATATGAAAAATTTGACGCAGTGCTGGCAATGTACCATGATCAGGGCCTGATACCTTTTAAATCGCTGGCCGTGGGTGAGGGCGTGAATTTTACCGCAGGGCTGGAACTGGTGCGCACCTCCCCCGATCATGGTGTGGCTTTTGATATTGCTGGAAAAGACCGGGCAGACGCAGGATCCTTTATTCAATCCATTTTTTTCTGTGCAGATGTGATCAATCAACGTAGCGAATATGCCGACCAGCGTTCGAACCCTATGCGGAAAATTGCACCCGATGTGGTATCCCGGCTGGCGGATGAAAAAATAGAGGAATAA
- a CDS encoding arsenate reductase family protein encodes MKKIYYLSTCDTCKKIMKETGISAATGFELQDIKTQPVTASQLAAMKKKAGSYEALFSKRALLYKELGLKDKQLTEADYKAYILKEYTFLKRPVVLMSDAIFIGSEKKTIDALQQQFFID; translated from the coding sequence ATGAAAAAAATATATTATCTCAGCACCTGCGATACCTGTAAGAAAATAATGAAAGAAACCGGCATTAGTGCGGCAACAGGGTTTGAACTGCAGGATATAAAAACGCAACCGGTAACAGCCAGCCAGTTAGCGGCTATGAAAAAAAAGGCAGGTTCCTATGAAGCGCTATTCAGCAAACGGGCGCTCCTTTACAAGGAGCTGGGATTAAAAGACAAACAACTGACCGAGGCGGATTACAAGGCATATATCCTGAAAGAATACACGTTTTTGAAGCGGCCGGTGGTGCTCATGAGCGATGCCATTTTTATCGGTAGTGAAAAGAAAACGATCGATGCGTTACAGCAGCAATTTTTTATTGATTAA
- a CDS encoding DUF4421 family protein — MKLFLFLLSFLLFFLPSSAQDGLSKNDTNYYYRYPHKLVIGPLLSKKNTVFAIDPKNQAGPLRYSTNTPTKLGISVGYDWLSVSASVGLGTLDPDYKKEKGKTKSINFQWAVNGQSVLADLHFQINKGLYLRDQPDPSFGSGPYYVRPDIQTQIFGVTLRKILNSRRFSIKPPFVYDTWQQRSAGSFMVGGEFIYGSARGDSAFVPAGVSGNFPDAGINKLHYIMFGPTLAYAHSFVLKNHFFVTLVASANGDAAQTTEQTTSSDKKTRWYFTPNLSMRGALGYNTSNWELAASVISNRFFIGANEKDIHYQQYSDQFRLAYIRRIHAGKTIPTVMNWGRKIIETMGFGFLID; from the coding sequence ATGAAGCTATTTTTATTTTTACTATCTTTTCTACTGTTCTTTCTTCCGTCGTCCGCACAGGACGGCCTGTCAAAAAATGACACCAATTATTATTACCGCTATCCGCATAAACTGGTCATAGGGCCACTTCTTTCAAAAAAGAACACCGTATTTGCCATCGACCCTAAAAACCAGGCGGGACCACTGAGGTATTCTACCAATACCCCTACCAAACTGGGCATTTCCGTGGGCTACGACTGGCTTTCGGTGAGCGCTTCCGTGGGATTGGGAACATTGGATCCCGATTATAAAAAAGAAAAAGGCAAAACAAAATCGATCAACTTTCAATGGGCGGTGAACGGTCAGTCGGTGCTGGCTGATCTTCACTTCCAGATAAACAAAGGGCTTTATTTGCGCGACCAGCCGGACCCCTCCTTTGGCAGTGGCCCTTATTATGTACGGCCGGATATTCAAACACAGATCTTTGGCGTTACCCTGCGGAAAATATTAAACAGCCGCAGGTTTTCCATAAAACCACCATTCGTTTATGATACCTGGCAACAACGGTCTGCCGGTTCTTTTATGGTGGGAGGAGAATTTATTTATGGCAGCGCCCGTGGCGACAGCGCTTTTGTGCCTGCCGGCGTTTCCGGCAATTTCCCGGATGCCGGCATTAATAAACTGCATTATATAATGTTTGGGCCTACCCTCGCTTATGCCCATAGCTTTGTTTTAAAAAATCATTTTTTTGTAACACTGGTGGCCTCAGCCAACGGGGATGCCGCTCAAACTACAGAACAAACTACCAGCAGCGATAAAAAAACCCGGTGGTATTTTACCCCCAACCTAAGTATGCGCGGAGCTTTGGGCTACAACACATCTAACTGGGAGCTGGCTGCCTCTGTAATTTCCAACCGGTTCTTTATCGGTGCCAATGAAAAAGATATCCATTACCAGCAGTACAGCGATCAGTTCCGGTTGGCCTATATCCGCCGCATTCATGCAGGCAAAACGATCCCCACGGTGATGAACTGGGGAAGAAAAATTATTGAGACGATGGGATTTGGATTTTTGATAGACTAG
- a CDS encoding NifU family protein, producing the protein MIKTGNPVISIYTEMTPNPETMKFVANKLLYPGKSIDFPDVEAAKPSPLATELFGFPFIKAVFIASNFVTLTKTADAEWQDVTPSIRQFLKDYLEEGKIVINEDEVVTVKKESSNEVAADDDDVVKRIKELLENYVKPAVEMDGGAIQFRSYNDGVVNLMMQGSCSGCPSSMITLKAGIEGMMKRMIPEVKEVVAEAE; encoded by the coding sequence ATGATAAAAACAGGGAACCCCGTGATCAGTATTTATACAGAAATGACACCTAACCCGGAAACAATGAAGTTTGTGGCCAATAAACTGCTTTATCCGGGTAAAAGTATCGATTTCCCGGATGTGGAAGCGGCTAAACCATCGCCCCTGGCGACGGAATTATTTGGCTTTCCTTTTATTAAGGCTGTTTTTATTGCCAGCAACTTTGTTACCCTTACCAAAACGGCAGATGCAGAATGGCAGGATGTAACGCCTTCCATCCGCCAGTTTTTAAAAGATTACCTGGAGGAGGGAAAAATTGTGATCAATGAAGACGAAGTGGTAACGGTTAAAAAGGAAAGTAGTAATGAAGTGGCCGCAGATGACGACGACGTAGTAAAACGCATCAAAGAATTATTAGAAAACTATGTAAAACCGGCGGTTGAGATGGATGGCGGCGCTATCCAGTTCCGCAGTTATAATGACGGAGTAGTAAACCTGATGATGCAGGGCAGTTGCAGCGGATGCCCGTCTTCCATGATCACGTTGAAAGCAGGCATAGAAGGAATGATGAAACGCATGATCCCCGAGGTTAAGGAAGTGGTTGCGGAAGCAGAATAA
- a CDS encoding AAA family ATPase encodes MLKKVVIIGPESTGKSSLCAALAQHYKTLWCPEYAREYLLTNGARYTYADLQVIAKGQLTLEDRYVEEAAAKAHPLVFIDTDMYVMKVWSEFVFSKCDPFVLNAIATRQYDLYLLCDTDLPWAKDELREYPDPETRDRLFTIYKAELAAQQTPWTIISGTENRRTQAAITTIDSFFK; translated from the coding sequence ATGTTAAAGAAAGTTGTAATAATAGGACCCGAAAGCACCGGGAAAAGCAGCTTGTGCGCAGCGCTGGCCCAACATTATAAAACGCTGTGGTGCCCGGAATATGCCCGGGAATATCTTTTAACAAACGGCGCCCGCTATACTTATGCCGATCTGCAGGTAATAGCAAAGGGACAATTGACCCTTGAGGACCGGTATGTGGAAGAAGCTGCAGCAAAAGCGCACCCGCTGGTATTCATTGATACTGATATGTATGTAATGAAGGTTTGGAGCGAGTTTGTCTTTAGCAAATGTGACCCCTTCGTTCTAAATGCTATTGCCACCCGCCAATATGATTTATACCTGTTATGCGACACTGATCTTCCCTGGGCGAAGGATGAATTACGGGAGTATCCCGACCCTGAAACAAGAGACCGCCTCTTTACTATTTATAAAGCTGAGCTTGCTGCACAACAAACGCCCTGGACCATCATTAGCGGAACCGAAAACAGAAGGACGCAGGCAGCGATAACTACAATTGACTCCTTTTTTAAATGA
- a CDS encoding alpha-ketoacid dehydrogenase subunit alpha/beta, with protein MDRKELGNEQLKEWYRQLLYPRLIEEKMLILLRQGKISKWFSGMGQEAIAVGATLAMQPGEWVLPLHRNLGVFTTRNMPLHKLFMQWQGMQEGYSSGRERSFHFGSSAHHICGMISHLGPQLAVADGVGLAHKLKREEKAVLVFSGEGGTSEGDFHEALNVAAVWDLPVIFLVENNGYALSTPVREQYRCIALADKAKGYGMEGITIDGNNLLAVYDTIKGVREYCIRNQKPYLVECTTFRMRGHEEASGTKYVPPELFELWQQQDPLLLYEQFLLQEQVMDAEEIKTINENIKQFIDKELEQATAGSTLIIDTAAEQEAVYAARKSSGLPVVADGLASVEKRFIEAIKEGLYQSMETHANLVVMGQDIAEYGGAFKVTEGFAAVFGRERIRNTPICESAIVGAALGLSLEGQKAVVEMQFADFVSMGFNQVVNNLAKIHYRWGQNADVVIRMPTGGGVGAGPFHSQSNEAWFVHTPGLKVVYPSTPADAKGLLIAAITDPNPVLFFEHKALYRSVSGQVPLEPYEVEIGKARKVVSGDDISVITYGMGVIWAEDYAAAHPEISLDILDLRTLLPLDYESINASVMKTGKVLVLHEDTLTGGVGAEIAAWIGEHCFNCLDAPVLRCASLDTPIPFNRELEKNFMAGKRLDACIQELMSY; from the coding sequence ATGGACAGAAAAGAACTGGGTAACGAACAATTAAAAGAATGGTACCGGCAATTACTGTATCCCCGTCTGATAGAGGAAAAAATGCTTATCCTGCTGCGGCAGGGTAAAATAAGTAAATGGTTCAGTGGTATGGGTCAGGAGGCGATTGCCGTGGGGGCAACACTAGCCATGCAGCCCGGTGAATGGGTGCTGCCGCTGCACCGGAACCTGGGCGTATTCACCACACGTAATATGCCTTTACACAAGCTGTTTATGCAATGGCAGGGTATGCAGGAAGGCTATTCAAGTGGCCGGGAACGAAGTTTTCATTTCGGCAGTAGTGCCCATCATATCTGTGGTATGATCTCGCACCTGGGTCCGCAATTAGCCGTGGCAGATGGAGTGGGCCTGGCGCATAAATTAAAACGGGAAGAAAAAGCGGTCCTGGTTTTTAGCGGGGAAGGCGGCACCAGTGAGGGCGATTTTCACGAAGCATTAAATGTAGCGGCAGTCTGGGACCTGCCGGTAATTTTTTTAGTGGAAAATAATGGCTATGCCTTAAGCACGCCGGTCAGGGAACAGTATCGTTGTATAGCACTTGCCGACAAAGCAAAAGGGTACGGTATGGAGGGCATAACCATAGACGGGAACAACCTGCTGGCGGTATATGATACTATTAAAGGTGTGCGGGAATATTGCATCCGTAATCAAAAGCCCTACCTGGTGGAATGTACCACCTTCCGGATGCGGGGACATGAAGAGGCCAGCGGCACAAAATATGTACCCCCGGAGCTTTTTGAGTTGTGGCAACAGCAGGATCCCCTACTGCTTTATGAACAATTTTTGTTGCAGGAGCAGGTAATGGATGCAGAAGAAATAAAGACGATCAATGAAAATATAAAGCAGTTTATTGATAAGGAGCTGGAGCAGGCAACCGCGGGCAGCACGCTTATCATTGATACGGCCGCTGAACAGGAAGCCGTGTATGCAGCGCGAAAATCTTCCGGGCTACCGGTTGTGGCCGATGGGCTGGCCTCAGTAGAAAAGCGCTTTATAGAAGCTATTAAGGAGGGCCTGTATCAAAGCATGGAAACGCATGCCAACCTGGTAGTTATGGGTCAGGACATTGCTGAATATGGCGGCGCCTTTAAAGTAACGGAAGGTTTCGCGGCTGTTTTTGGTAGGGAGCGTATTCGCAATACGCCTATTTGTGAAAGCGCGATTGTGGGTGCTGCATTGGGGTTGAGCCTGGAAGGGCAGAAAGCCGTGGTGGAAATGCAGTTTGCCGATTTTGTTTCGATGGGGTTTAACCAAGTTGTAAATAATCTGGCAAAAATTCATTACCGCTGGGGGCAAAATGCCGATGTGGTTATACGCATGCCCACTGGCGGCGGCGTAGGAGCGGGACCTTTTCACAGCCAGAGTAATGAGGCCTGGTTTGTGCATACCCCGGGGCTTAAAGTGGTGTACCCTTCCACGCCTGCCGATGCGAAAGGTTTATTGATCGCAGCCATTACTGATCCGAACCCGGTTTTGTTTTTTGAGCACAAGGCGCTGTACCGTAGTGTTAGCGGGCAGGTGCCCCTGGAACCATATGAAGTGGAGATTGGCAAAGCGCGAAAAGTTGTTTCCGGTGATGATATTTCGGTGATCACATATGGAATGGGTGTGATCTGGGCTGAAGATTATGCAGCGGCCCATCCTGAAATTTCGCTGGATATCCTGGACCTGCGCACCCTATTGCCGCTGGATTATGAATCCATCAATGCTTCTGTAATGAAAACAGGGAAAGTATTGGTATTGCATGAAGATACGCTTACGGGCGGGGTGGGTGCGGAGATCGCGGCATGGATCGGGGAGCATTGTTTTAATTGCCTGGACGCCCCGGTACTGCGCTGTGCTTCTCTGGATACGCCTATCCCCTTTAACAGGGAACTGGAGAAAAATTTTATGGCCGGAAAGCGGCTCGATGCCTGTATACAGGAACTGATGTCGTACTAG